In one window of Nothobranchius furzeri strain GRZ-AD chromosome 11, NfurGRZ-RIMD1, whole genome shotgun sequence DNA:
- the apold1a gene encoding apolipoprotein L1 isoform X1: MEVEAETGLFASTENLTETSRLKEKEVGLAGIFERSSSLDNIFNEDNNLFINMFKKTPKPADEESNTKSADKKLFSSSEDLSEPNTTKEKTGGLKRIFKKSPKPAPRVAVSQDPLSDWSQLSASWDSLTEIRKENTVVVQPVEMAAYPPEERSAEAHQVFSFQDHDELMEWWNSVKGWTEWNESSNFQEEEEEMAMEQAADRVYMAARVFLLLFNQRGASLQHRILELVALADAADEFHKKTVSAAVGGGVANVAGSITTITGLILAPFTFGASIIVTAVGISVATAGSITSASAKITDTIHSSMNRKKVEKMIQGYQEEITDIRKCLEFVQEGMDTLQEWDFDKYSQSAAQKALNHNIKHVVKEGGRAGRALMINTDKLIGTVQVLSTAGGVARAAKAISVTTGVMSALFLALDVFFLAKDSHKLRKGAKTKFARKIRQVCKELQEGLLELNKVKTHLQKTMEGIEVEEVEVKDNLESDPKKLAELEKDIDFLEKKLDDRDQEEQRKSKEAKKDVFKIKKERSGKEKGELGRRKESQK, translated from the exons GATAATAACCTTTTCATCAACATGTTTAAGAAAACTCCCAAACCAGCAGACGAG GAATCAAACACAAAAAGTGCGGACAAGAAGTTGTTCAGCAGCTCTGAAGATCTCTCTGAGCCGAACACAACAAAG gagaaaacagGAGGACTCAAAAGAATCTTTAAAAAGTCACCAAAACCAGCTCCACGTGTAGCTGTCTCTCAG GACCCCCTCAGCGACTGGAGTCAGCTTTCAGCCAGCTGGGACAGCCTCACGGAAATCAGGAAG GAGAACACAGTTGTGGTTCAGCCTGTGGAGATGGCAGCTTATCCACCTGAAGAAAGGTCAGCTGAAGCTCACCAG GTCTTTTCTTTTCAGGACCACGATGAGCTGATGGAGTGGTGGAACTCAGTAAAAG GTTGGACCGAGTGGAACGAGAGCTCCAAtttccaggaggaggaggaggaaat GGCGATGGAGCAGGCAGCCGATCGAGTCTACATGGCCGCCCGCGTCTTTCTGCTGCTTTTCAACCAGCGGGGGGCATCCTTGCAGCACCGCATCCTGGAGCTTGTGGCACTGGCTGATGCGGCAGATGAGTTCCACAAGAAGACGGTGTCGGCTGCTGTGGGAGGGGGTGTGGCCAACGTCGCGGGTAGTATAACCACAATCACCGGACTCATCCTGGCCCCTTTCACATTTGGAGCCTCGATCATCGTCACGGCAGTCGGGATCAGTGTGGCGACGGCTGGCAGCATTACATCGGCTTCGGCGAAGATCACCGACACGATTCACTCCAGCATGAACCGGAAGAAGGTGGAGAAGATGATCCAGGGCTACCAGGAGGAAATCACTGACATCAGGAAGTGTCTGGAGTTTGTGCAG GAAGGTATGGACACCCTGCAGGAGTGGGATTTTGATAAATACTCTCAAAGTGCAGCCCAAAAGGCTCTGAACCACAACATTAAACACGTAGTGAAAGAGGGCGGCCGAGCTGGAAGGGCCTTGATGATCAACACCGACAAGCTCATCGGCACCGTGCAGGTTCTGAGCACTGCAGGTGGCGTGGCCAGAGCTGCGAAGGCCATCAGCGTGACCACGGGTGTCATGTCCGCCCTTTTCCTCGCTCTGGATGTTTTCTTTCTTGCGAAGGACTCCCACAAACTCCGCAAGGGTGCTAAAACCAAATTCGCACGCAAAATCAGACAGGTGTGTAAAGAGCTTCAAGAAGGTCTCCTGGAGCTGAACAAGGTGAAGACGCACCTGCAAAAAACGATGGAGGGCAttgaggtggaggaggtggaagTGAAGGACAACTTGGAGTCTGACCCGAAGAAGCTGGCTGAGCTGGAGAAGGACATCGACTTCCTGGAAAAGAAGCTGGACGATAGGGACCAGGAGGAGCAGAGGAAGAGTAAAGAAGCAAAAAAGGATGTTTTCAAAATTAAAAAGGAGAGGAGTGGGAAGGAGAAAGGAGAGCTGGGCAGAAGGAAGGAGTCACAAAAATAA
- the apold1a gene encoding apolipoprotein L1 isoform X2, with amino-acid sequence MEVEAETGLFASTENLTETSRLKEKEVGLAGIFERSSSLDNIFNEDNNLFINMFKKTPKPADEESNTKSADKKLFSSSEDLSEPNTTKEKTGGLKRIFKKSPKPAPRVAVSQDPLSDWSQLSASWDSLTEIRKENTVVVQPVEMAAYPPEERSAEAHQDHDELMEWWNSVKGWTEWNESSNFQEEEEEMAMEQAADRVYMAARVFLLLFNQRGASLQHRILELVALADAADEFHKKTVSAAVGGGVANVAGSITTITGLILAPFTFGASIIVTAVGISVATAGSITSASAKITDTIHSSMNRKKVEKMIQGYQEEITDIRKCLEFVQEGMDTLQEWDFDKYSQSAAQKALNHNIKHVVKEGGRAGRALMINTDKLIGTVQVLSTAGGVARAAKAISVTTGVMSALFLALDVFFLAKDSHKLRKGAKTKFARKIRQVCKELQEGLLELNKVKTHLQKTMEGIEVEEVEVKDNLESDPKKLAELEKDIDFLEKKLDDRDQEEQRKSKEAKKDVFKIKKERSGKEKGELGRRKESQK; translated from the exons GATAATAACCTTTTCATCAACATGTTTAAGAAAACTCCCAAACCAGCAGACGAG GAATCAAACACAAAAAGTGCGGACAAGAAGTTGTTCAGCAGCTCTGAAGATCTCTCTGAGCCGAACACAACAAAG gagaaaacagGAGGACTCAAAAGAATCTTTAAAAAGTCACCAAAACCAGCTCCACGTGTAGCTGTCTCTCAG GACCCCCTCAGCGACTGGAGTCAGCTTTCAGCCAGCTGGGACAGCCTCACGGAAATCAGGAAG GAGAACACAGTTGTGGTTCAGCCTGTGGAGATGGCAGCTTATCCACCTGAAGAAAGGTCAGCTGAAGCTCACCAG GACCACGATGAGCTGATGGAGTGGTGGAACTCAGTAAAAG GTTGGACCGAGTGGAACGAGAGCTCCAAtttccaggaggaggaggaggaaat GGCGATGGAGCAGGCAGCCGATCGAGTCTACATGGCCGCCCGCGTCTTTCTGCTGCTTTTCAACCAGCGGGGGGCATCCTTGCAGCACCGCATCCTGGAGCTTGTGGCACTGGCTGATGCGGCAGATGAGTTCCACAAGAAGACGGTGTCGGCTGCTGTGGGAGGGGGTGTGGCCAACGTCGCGGGTAGTATAACCACAATCACCGGACTCATCCTGGCCCCTTTCACATTTGGAGCCTCGATCATCGTCACGGCAGTCGGGATCAGTGTGGCGACGGCTGGCAGCATTACATCGGCTTCGGCGAAGATCACCGACACGATTCACTCCAGCATGAACCGGAAGAAGGTGGAGAAGATGATCCAGGGCTACCAGGAGGAAATCACTGACATCAGGAAGTGTCTGGAGTTTGTGCAG GAAGGTATGGACACCCTGCAGGAGTGGGATTTTGATAAATACTCTCAAAGTGCAGCCCAAAAGGCTCTGAACCACAACATTAAACACGTAGTGAAAGAGGGCGGCCGAGCTGGAAGGGCCTTGATGATCAACACCGACAAGCTCATCGGCACCGTGCAGGTTCTGAGCACTGCAGGTGGCGTGGCCAGAGCTGCGAAGGCCATCAGCGTGACCACGGGTGTCATGTCCGCCCTTTTCCTCGCTCTGGATGTTTTCTTTCTTGCGAAGGACTCCCACAAACTCCGCAAGGGTGCTAAAACCAAATTCGCACGCAAAATCAGACAGGTGTGTAAAGAGCTTCAAGAAGGTCTCCTGGAGCTGAACAAGGTGAAGACGCACCTGCAAAAAACGATGGAGGGCAttgaggtggaggaggtggaagTGAAGGACAACTTGGAGTCTGACCCGAAGAAGCTGGCTGAGCTGGAGAAGGACATCGACTTCCTGGAAAAGAAGCTGGACGATAGGGACCAGGAGGAGCAGAGGAAGAGTAAAGAAGCAAAAAAGGATGTTTTCAAAATTAAAAAGGAGAGGAGTGGGAAGGAGAAAGGAGAGCTGGGCAGAAGGAAGGAGTCACAAAAATAA
- the hnrnpc gene encoding heterogeneous nuclear ribonucleoproteins C1/C2 isoform X1 produces MDRSSSSSLMASSNVTNKTDPRSLNSRVFIGNLNTLLVTKADVEAIFAKYGKIVGCSVHKGYAFVQFSNERNARAAVAGEDGRMIVGQVLDINLAGEPKPHRSKTTKRSAGDMYSSSSSFDLDYDFQRDYYDRMYSYPSRVPAPPPPLSRAVIPSKRPRVSLSGGSSRRNKSSFSSSKSSQRTSSRTMRADELQTIKRELTQIKSKVDDLLESLERMEKDHIKKSVKNMKTEPGEVTSPPHSSSKKDDGLKRDRESHNMNNSDEDDDEEDEGDLLEEEEVKSQEREEEEEEEEEEGEHVEGDDDDDDGDSVNGDDDS; encoded by the exons CAATGTTACCAACAAAACTGATCCACGCTCGCTCAACTCCCGGGTCTTCATCGGTAACCTCAACACCCTGCTGGTCACCAAGGCAGACGTCGAGGCCATTTTCGCTAAATATGGGAAGATCGTAGGCTGCTCCGTCCACAAGGGCTATGCCTTTGTTCAGTTCTCCAATGAGAGGAACGCTCGGGCTGCCGTCGCTGGGGAGGACGGCAGGATGATTGTTGGACAAGTGCTTG ACATCAACCTGGCCGGAGAACCCAAACCTCACCGGTCAAAAACCACCAAGCGTTCTGCTGGAGACATGTACAG CAGTAGTTCCTCCTTTGATCTCGACTACGATTTTCAAAGAGATTATTATGACAG AATGTACTCGTACCCATCCCGTGTCCCTGCCCCACCACCTCCCCTATCGCGGGCTGTGATCCCGTCCAAACGGCCGAGGGTCAGCCTGAGCGGAGGGAGCAGCCGGAGAAACAAAAGCAGCTTCTCCTCGTCCAAGAGCAGCCAGAGAACTTCTTCCAGAACAA TGAGAGCCGACGAGCTGCAGACCATCAAACGAGAGCTGACCCAGATCAAGAGCAAAGTAGATGACCTGCTGGAGAGCCTGGAGCGCATGGAGAAGGACCACATCAAGAAGTCTG TTAAGAACATGAAGACGGAGCCTGGAGAGGTGACATCACCTCCACACTCCAGCAGCAAGAAGGACGATGGTTTAaagagagacagggagagccacaaCATGAACAACTCGGATGAAGACGACGACGAGGAAGACGAGGGAGActtgctggaggaggaggag GTGAAGAGTCAAGagagagaggaggaagaagaggaggaggaggaagaaggcgAGCATGTGGAGGgagatgatgacgacgacgatggTGATAGCGTGAACGGCGATGACGACTCGTAG
- the hnrnpc gene encoding heterogeneous nuclear ribonucleoproteins C1/C2 isoform X2 has translation MDRSSSSSLMASSNVTNKTDPRSLNSRVFIGNLNTLLVTKADVEAIFAKYGKIVGCSVHKGYAFVQFSNERNARAAVAGEDGRMIVGQVLDINLAGEPKPHRSKTTKRSAGDMYSSSSFDLDYDFQRDYYDRMYSYPSRVPAPPPPLSRAVIPSKRPRVSLSGGSSRRNKSSFSSSKSSQRTSSRTMRADELQTIKRELTQIKSKVDDLLESLERMEKDHIKKSVKNMKTEPGEVTSPPHSSSKKDDGLKRDRESHNMNNSDEDDDEEDEGDLLEEEEVKSQEREEEEEEEEEEGEHVEGDDDDDDGDSVNGDDDS, from the exons CAATGTTACCAACAAAACTGATCCACGCTCGCTCAACTCCCGGGTCTTCATCGGTAACCTCAACACCCTGCTGGTCACCAAGGCAGACGTCGAGGCCATTTTCGCTAAATATGGGAAGATCGTAGGCTGCTCCGTCCACAAGGGCTATGCCTTTGTTCAGTTCTCCAATGAGAGGAACGCTCGGGCTGCCGTCGCTGGGGAGGACGGCAGGATGATTGTTGGACAAGTGCTTG ACATCAACCTGGCCGGAGAACCCAAACCTCACCGGTCAAAAACCACCAAGCGTTCTGCTGGAGACATGTACAG TAGTTCCTCCTTTGATCTCGACTACGATTTTCAAAGAGATTATTATGACAG AATGTACTCGTACCCATCCCGTGTCCCTGCCCCACCACCTCCCCTATCGCGGGCTGTGATCCCGTCCAAACGGCCGAGGGTCAGCCTGAGCGGAGGGAGCAGCCGGAGAAACAAAAGCAGCTTCTCCTCGTCCAAGAGCAGCCAGAGAACTTCTTCCAGAACAA TGAGAGCCGACGAGCTGCAGACCATCAAACGAGAGCTGACCCAGATCAAGAGCAAAGTAGATGACCTGCTGGAGAGCCTGGAGCGCATGGAGAAGGACCACATCAAGAAGTCTG TTAAGAACATGAAGACGGAGCCTGGAGAGGTGACATCACCTCCACACTCCAGCAGCAAGAAGGACGATGGTTTAaagagagacagggagagccacaaCATGAACAACTCGGATGAAGACGACGACGAGGAAGACGAGGGAGActtgctggaggaggaggag GTGAAGAGTCAAGagagagaggaggaagaagaggaggaggaggaagaaggcgAGCATGTGGAGGgagatgatgacgacgacgatggTGATAGCGTGAACGGCGATGACGACTCGTAG